The genomic segment ACATTCCCCCTAAGGGAAGAGGGAGATTTTGACAATTCAAATCACTCCAAATATCCCAAATTTCACATTCAACTTCAAGATTAGAATCATATTGCAAAATAGATTCGTGAATTAAAACTCCCGCATCAACCTCATCTTCCAAAACCGCTTTTTCAATTTCCAAAAAATTTTTATAATAGATTCTTGCGTGAGGATAAGCAATTTTAAAAATCATCGCATTAGTCGTGTGTTTGCCACTTAGAGCCACTTTAAAATTCTTTTTAAGTGTTTTGCCCTTTTTTTTAATCAATTTAGGTCCATACCCCTCGCCAAAACTAACGCCCGTTCTTAATAGGGCTTGTTCTTGAGCCAAAAAAGGATACACACCAAAAGAAATAGCTGAAATATCCAATACACCTTCCAATGCCATTTCATTTAAAGTTTGTATATCTAAAGCTTGATTTTCAAAAGCAATAGTATTGCCTACCCAGCCAAAAGCAATAGCATAATACATAAAAAGATCATCAGCATCTGGTGAATGCCCTATTTGTATAGTCCTCATAGTCTTACTTTGTATGAAATTTAATGTCAAATTCTAATGGAAACTAACTTATAAGGGAATGAATTTTTTCAATCACCCAATTAGGTTTTAATTCTCGCATACAAGCGTGATAATCAGCAGAATCTTGTGAGATAGGACAGGAACGCTTTTTGCAAGGTTGGCACGAAAGTGCTTTGTGAAAAGTTTGAAGAGAAAGAATATAAGAATGTTCTGCATTAAAGGGGCAAGTTTCCTCTTGATTAGTTGGTCCAAAAAGTGCAATTGTAGGGATATTTAAAGCTGCTGCAATATGCATAGGACCACTATCATTAGTAATAAGAATTTGTAGTCTTAAAAAATACGCCATTAATTCTTGAATATTAGTTTTTCCACTTAAATTTATTATTCTATTGCT from the Helicobacter colisuis genome contains:
- a CDS encoding menaquinone biosynthesis family protein, which produces MRTIQIGHSPDADDLFMYYAIAFGWVGNTIAFENQALDIQTLNEMALEGVLDISAISFGVYPFLAQEQALLRTGVSFGEGYGPKLIKKKGKTLKKNFKVALSGKHTTNAMIFKIAYPHARIYYKNFLEIEKAVLEDEVDAGVLIHESILQYDSNLEVECEIWDIWSDLNCQNLPLPLGGMCIRRSLPLSIAIECEEILTQAVRVALKNKSLLSKMLLERNLVRVDSKKLEHYLNLYANEDSISLSNKQLEAINMLFKLGFDNKLCPQILDVNDCLIPREYKDFRNQ